The Danio aesculapii chromosome 22, fDanAes4.1, whole genome shotgun sequence genomic sequence cacacacacacacacacacacaaacagactctgtctaatttcatttattcataaagTTCAACATGACTCTCATTACTGTGCATACCAACAAGTTGTTTGTTCACCATTTCAGTCACTAAAGCACTTCAGAAACCACATACCAATGCACTGACAACCAATCAGAATACCTGACAGCATAACAACAGCCCtgacaaccaatcagaacaccttaCAGCATAACAACAGCCCTGACAGCATAGCAACACTTTGACAAGTACACAAATGCACtgacaaccaatcagaacacctaaCAGCGTAGCCACACCCTGAAAACCACACCAATACACTGATAACTAATCAGAACAcctaacagcatagcaacaccctggcaaccacaccGATACAATGACAAACCAATCCGAACACCTAACAGCATGGTATCGCCCTGGCAACCACACAGATGAACTGTCAACAAATCAGAACActtaacagcatagcaacaccttgaCAACCAGTTAGAACACTTAACAgcttagcaacaccctggcaaccacataaTTGCAttaacaaccaatcagaacacctgaCAGCATAGTAACAGCCTGACAACCAGTTGAAGCACCTAACAGCAtggcaacaccctggcaacctgTTAGACAcctaacagcatagcaacaccctggcaaccacactAATCCCTTGACAACCAATCAGACCAcccaacagcatagcaacacccatAGCAACCACACAATTGCACGgatgaccaatcagaacacttaTGACACCACAGTAACACTCTGGCAACCACATAATTGCAttaacaaccaatcagaacacctgaCAACACAGCAACGCCCAGTTAGAACACCTAACAGCATAGcgacaccctggcaaccacaccAATGCACTGACAACCAGTCAGAACAcctaacagcatagcaacaccttgaCAACCAGTTAGAACATCTAACAGCATGGCAACACCTTGACAACAAATAAGAACATCTGACAGCacagcaacaccctgacaaccagtCAGAACACCTGACAGCacagcaacaccctgacaaccagtTTGAACACCTaacaacatagcaacaccctgagaATTACACCATTACACtgacaaccaatcagaacactaaACAGCATGGTAACGCCCTGGCAACTACACGGATGAACTGACAACAAATCAgttaacagcatagcaacaccttgaCAACCAGTTAGAACACCTAGCCACAAAGCAAAACCCTGTCAACTAGTTAGAACACCTAACAGCATAGCAACTCACTGGCAACCACACAATtgcactgaccaatcagaacaccttgACAACActgcaacaccctggcaacaacATAATTGcattagcaaccaatcagaacacctgaCAACACAACAACGCCCAGTTAGAACACCTAACAGTATAAtgacaccctggcaaccacaccAATGCACTGACAACTAATCAGAACACCttacagcatagcaacaccctgacaaccagtCAGAACATCTAACAGCATGGCAACACCTTGACAGCAAATCAGAACACCTGACAACAttgcaacaccctgacaaccagtTAGAACACCTAatagcatagcaacaccctgacaaccagtTAGAAGACataaacagcatagcaacaccctggcaaccacaccAATGCACtgacaaccaatcagaacacctaacagcatagcaacaccctagcaaccacagccCTCTATAGACTGGTGTTTCTGTGATGTCAGATTGGAGATGAGGAGTCTCTGCTGCCGCTGCCGCTGAAGGAGGATCTGCTGTCGGGATTGTCCACGCGCACACATCACGCCTGTAAGTTCAGTCTTACTGCACTATCAGGCAGCTTCCTGTAAGAGTGGCGCTCACTTCCTGTTGTTGTGTTCTGGCAGCTACAGAGCAGCTGAACCGGCTGGTGTCAGAGGCCTTCCTGTCCGTATTCGTCAAGACGGTCGGACATTTCTCGGAGCACATTAAGCGTGGCGGGAAACCCCGTCAGTTCCAGAAGAAGAGCTTCCTGAAGGGGTGGAAAACAAAACCTACACCAGCTTTGTTCAACTCTTCATCCAGACGCAGATGTTCGATCTGTTCATACAGGAAGAGGAAACACAATCTAACCCTAATGGTACACGCATTAAAAGCCTCGAGTTTATAATCTCTCACTTTACCAAACagaagagttttaataactcatttctcatcACTGATTTGTCTTctctctgtcatgatgacagcacataacacACGGAGCTCTTCATTATTATTGCTTATGAACAGCACACACTGTTGTGTTCCCACAGGCTTCTTTCACAGGAAGGTGAAGGAACATCGCGACAGGATAAAGCAGGAGCTGAAGGCTGGATGGGTGCGAGGTGTGGTGATTTGAGCACTTTTTATTCTGACACAATCGCCAGCGGAAATCTAAtgctgtttattattgttttaacataataaaatgGTAAGCTATATCCCATATGCTGCTGCTTATTCCAGAATCTCAGCTCATGTTGTCATGATATCAGAAGAACAAGCATGAGAAGTCGTGTGTAGTGTTATTTCCAACtaatttccattcatccatcaaatcttacgtgtgtgtgtgtgtgtgtgtgtgtgtgtgtgtgtttgtgtgatttagtgtactgcagtattgtaattagtattaaaataaagattattttaaaatatgaacagcTTTTCATTTTATTCCAGAGGTATGAAGTGTTATTTCTGCACACAAGTCAACCACTATAATACAGTTTCAATACTTAATGTGGcataaatgaatgtatattattaaaaagCAAAGAATAGAAACCTATTTGGTCccatttacaataaggtttcattagttaatgtatttactaacctgaactaagtatgaacaatacttctacagcatttattaatcataattcaacatttacttgAAATCCAAATTCATACTTGTTAGCATGAACCAACTTTATTTCATTAATGTTAACTAAGATCAGTGAACAGTAATAAaggtattgttcattgttagtaaatacattattacAACCAGATAGTAAAACATTACCACATATCTGCAGTTTCCAGCAACAAACTTTCAGCATATATCATGACATAATTTCAAGCATTGTGTAGAAGTTGTATGAATGTTGTTTAAAAGTTAGTAAGAAGTTTGAGAGCTTCTGCACAGTCTGTACAGTGTTTCTGTCTTGAACCCTGTGTGTTGCTGCCCTCTGCTGGAGAATCACAGTCTGTCAATGTACATTTCTAGAACATGAAACATCTCGGCAGTTTCCAGCAACAAATGTTCAGCATATCTTACATCAAGAACAGTCAAACAGCTGCAGTCAAACGCCTGACGATTTATAACATGATTTCAAGCATTGTGTAAAGGTTGTATGAATGTTATTATGAATTTTGAGCATTTCTCCACAGTGAGTCcagtgttttttatgtttaaccCTGTGTTTTGCTGGAGAATCTCAGTTTTTTTTGTCCAGTTGTGGTCATCAGATGCTCCCGGTCAGCAGTGGGGACGTCTCGGTCGGTCCTCGTGCAGAAACGGGCCGGTAATGCTGCGATTCGTACAGATGGTTGCTCTGAAGCTCGGCTGAAGCACGCAGGTTGATCTTCTGCACGTATAGACAGGTTTGAGAGGCGTTCAGTGGGTTAAATTTCATCATATTTCAGGCAATGTACACatgtacacaggtatttttataaactgAGTTTTCCCcgcctttaaaaaaatctgtccacatgaaaacacacTGTGACGCATTTGTGCAAGTACATAGATTACAAGCAAAGACTATAGATATACTTGACAGAGACGTTGACACAAGTCAATGCAACATGAGAACAGAGGACAtgatcagaaaggagaaaacagtgcACACTTTTGGAGTTTTAACTACTTTCAGTTTTTTCCACTCATGTGTTGACTTTCACTCTCACTTTTTACTCTCTAGTTTTCACTTTCACTCACTTTTTCTACACTTTCACTTAATCACTTACGTTTTTACTTTTACCTTTCACTCTGacatttcactttcactttctctatTGCTTTTACACTGTTACTTATACACATCACTTTTAACTTTCCCTTATTTACTATCACTTTCACTTTTTCATTTACACTCATCTTTTACTTTAACTTATTCACAATaacttttacttttttacattCTCATTCACTATCACTTTCcttttttcactttcactttttcacCCTCACTCACTCTTTCACTATCACTTTCcttttttcactttcactttttcacCCTCACTATCACTTTCcttttttcactttcactttttcacCCTCACTCACTCTTTCACTATCACTTTCcttttttcactttcactttttcaccctcactcactctttcactatcacttttttttttttcactttcactttttcacCCTCACTCACTCTTTCACTATCACTTTCcttttttcactttcactttttcacCCTCACTCACTCTTTCACTATCACTTTCcttttttcactttcactttttcacCCTCACTCACTCTTTCACTATCACTTTCACTCACTTTCACTCTAGCGCTTTTTACTTTTCCCTCAccttttcactttcatttacACTCACATTTCACTTTAACTTATTCACTATAACTAACTTTTTTACATCCTCATTCACTATCACTTTCCTTTTTCCACTCTCACTCACTCTTTCACTGTCACTTTCACTCATTTTCCACTCACTTTCACTCTATCACTTTTTTACTTTCACTTATTTACTATCACTTTCACTTTTTCATTTACACTCACATTTAACTTTAACTTATTCACTATAACTTACTTTTTTACATTCTCATTCACTATCACTTTTTCCACTATCACTTTAACTTtttcattttcactctttcacTATCACTtttttactcactcactcactatcacTTTCACTCACTTTTCCACTCACTTTCACTCTCACTTTTTTACTTTTCCCTCAGCTTTTCACTTTCACCTATTCAATAtcactttttccactttcatTATCACTTTTTCACTCTCATTCACTTTCTCGATCACATTTTACTTTTCCCTCACCTTTTCACTTTCACTAATTTACTATCACTTTCACTTTTTCATTTACCCTCACTTTTCACtataacttttaattttttacattctcATTCACTATCACTTTTTCTACTTTCACTTGCTCATTCACTATCACTTTCCTTTTTTCTCTTTCACCATCACCTTTACACTCTCTTTCATTGTTACTTTCCTTTTTTCTCTTTCACGATCACCTTTTCACTCTCTTTCATTGTTACTTTCCTTTTTTCTCTTTCACGGTCAATTTTTGACTCTCAATCACTCTTTCACTATCACTTTTCACTCTCACTCACTCTTTCACTATCACTCTTTCACTATCACTTTTTTACTTTTCCCTCAccttttcactttcatttattcacaatcacttttccttatttaaaatcactttttccCTTTCATTCACTTTTTCCACCCACTTTCACTTTCTCTACCACTTTTAACTTTTCCTCACCTTTTCACTTTCACTTATTCACtctcactttttccacttttacTTATTCACAATCCCTTTTTCACTTTCACCTTCACATGCTGTCGTCATAAagcgcaaaaaaaaaatctggttgcTGTGTCGACAGGACCACATTGTACCTAGAATTACAGAAAATCTTCACCCAAGTTTTAGTTTGTCACCTGATACTGTGTTTTCGTGTGGACAATCCACATATAAAAAGAAACTGTGGTTTTGAAAATCCCAGTGTTCATGTGGACAGGGTCGTAGCCTCTTTACCTTAAAGTCTCGTATGTAGGTGAGGAAGAAGCTGATGAAGGACAGCGCGAGGGACCATTCAGAGATGGTGCTCACGATATGAGCCGTGAAACCCTGAAAAACAGTGCAATCAGAGAGTCGCTCGATGCTAATTCAGCTTGCCGTTGAATTGTAGCACTCACGGGTTCTCCAGGCGTCCAGTGCAGCTTCTTGTTGACCTCCACCCCAGGTAGAGTGCTGTACATGATCACAGATGACACAAACACTGAGCCTGTTCAGGAAAATGCAGTTTGAATGCTAAATGCTAATCGCTAATAATAAACGTTTCCCTCCCGTTTTCTGCATTTGAGCACTGCAGGCCATGGAAAATGTACTTAAAGTTGTTTCTGATCATTGACTTATCTAAGACGGTAATCGTTAGCGATGCTACTTGGAATGTATGCGGATATTGTTGAGTATTGAGATTACAATGTGTTGCGATATCATTACCATTGAGAAATATTATCTATATTTCTTCAATAGCTTATTTGTGTAATGCTCATACTAAAATAAACgggtaatttatatttttacgttttaattacattttattagagCAAAAATGACGTCAAAGTGCTAACATTTAGTTTACTAAAAAACCTgggcagatattctgactctgattcaTCTCATCTCGACTCCTCCCACTAGTGAGTCCTCCcattttcagctctaggttcacCATTGGgccgctccagccaatagcagaacatcGGCTACTAAGGGGGCAGGGCTAAATGTAGTTCGGCAACATTTGTATGGCCAGATCTGTGTTAAACAACCTATGCGACCACAAATGCTCAGCacataatataaattttaattaatcgCACCTCTCTGCGATACAGATATAGAGTATACTATCACTGCAGTGAATATATTTTGATTAGCACAATAACTACATTTTCTTACACTAAAACATACAACTTTACTCTCAAATCCAGAATTTTGACTCCTagtgtaaattttatttaatcgGACCTCTCAGCGATAcgaatattgcatatactattaccacaatacaatatatttttaaatgatcacAATAACTACATATTTTTGCAATAAACATATGTGATTTTACTCTTAAATccagaatttaattaaattcacagTGGAAATACTTGTATTGATAAATTTCACCCATTTTTGTGTATTGTCTGTACAGAAATTGCCAATAATATTATcgcaatgatgataattatttgaTATATATCGTGAAGCCCTAGTAATAACTGCCATCTGCTTTAGTATATgaaaaattacaaatgttttttgctacattatttattaaaatgaataaaatgttagcAGTTATCATCAGGATTGATGCTAGTAAACGGATGTGTGATAGAAATATTGAAGCGATggttacaatatttaattgatgCACaacaaagtttaaaatatgagaCCAATGTAGACATTAAAATACAATACTTTTACCAAAATACGATAATTAGATAGACATTGAGACCTCTATGGACCCTGTGACCTTTTAAATTtgacaattttacattttaagtgaATCAGTGTGCAGTTCCTAAGTTTGCCAGCATGCATTAAGTAAAGGATACTGCTGATGATGCTGCTGAGGGTCCAGATACCAACACTCAGCCGCGTCCAGAACATGGTTTTGCTGTGGATATGAGGCTGCATGAGGTACGACAGAGCCGTCTGAATGAAAACGTAGAGAGCGCCGATACCAAACGTCAAAATGGCGCCCACCAGGTGCATGGAGAACAGAGTggttttctgcaaaaaaaaatgcaacatatAAAATCGGATCGTGAAAATTGTCAAAACTTTGGTGCCAAATAATGCATCAAAGCACACCCACAATGCAACAAGACTCCACCCCTTTTTGATATCACCACTTTAgttactagacacgccccttactgctgattggctgcaggCATGTTTTAGGACACTGTGGTCAAATGCAGTTTTTAGATATTGTTTATTGCCGAACAATCGTGTTTGTGATTAAACTTAGTgcaataaaatttacatttaaacgaGCTGCTTCTGATTTGATTTTTAGGACGTGAATATTCACTATCATCAGTGCGACGA encodes the following:
- the LOC130215998 gene encoding DNA damage-regulated autophagy modulator protein 2-like encodes the protein MWWFQEGLCVLPVALVVWTAATFIFAYITAVVLRHVDPLVPYISDTGTVAPERCVFGVMLNVSAFLGVATMYVRYKQLQALADVDDTRLNRLNVVGFVLAAAAHSACVVANFQKTTLFSMHLVGAILTFGIGALYVFIQTALSYLMQPHIHSKTMFWTRLSVGIWTLSSIISMFVSSVIMYSTLPGVEVNKKLHWTPGEPGFTAHIVSTISEWSLALSFISFFLTYIRDFKKINLRASAELQSNHLYESQHYRPVSARGPTETSPLLTGSI